The following coding sequences lie in one Candidatus Niyogibacteria bacterium genomic window:
- a CDS encoding D-alanine--D-alanine ligase: MNKITVGVLRGGPSSEYEISLRTGQNVLKHLARDKYRPLDILLTKKGEWHVNGIIATPDKIFRAIDVIFNALHGEFGEDGKVQRLFEIYNIPYTGSASWTSFLAMNKIMARESFKNAGLKIVEAKAVKQEDNLDKAIFSVVRKMAPPWVIKPVSRGSSIGISIAKNIEELPNSLKKSFQCDETALVEKYIKGREATCAVLENFRGENLYAFPAVEIVPPETSRFFDYAAKYGGAAQEICPGRFSVKQKQEIQEMARKAHQILGCRHYSRSDFIVARDGVYILETNTLPGLTAESLFPKAAGSIGLEFPKLLDHLIQLAHIRK, translated from the coding sequence ACGGGACAGAATGTCTTGAAACATTTAGCGCGGGATAAATATCGGCCATTGGATATTCTTTTGACTAAAAAAGGAGAATGGCATGTTAACGGCATAATCGCCACTCCGGACAAGATTTTCAGGGCAATTGACGTTATTTTTAACGCTTTACACGGAGAATTCGGAGAAGACGGCAAAGTTCAGCGTCTTTTTGAAATTTACAACATCCCTTATACCGGTTCCGCGAGCTGGACTTCTTTTTTGGCGATGAATAAAATAATGGCGCGAGAATCTTTTAAAAATGCCGGTTTAAAAATAGTGGAAGCAAAAGCGGTTAAACAGGAAGATAATTTAGATAAAGCCATTTTTAGCGTGGTCAGAAAAATGGCTCCGCCTTGGGTAATAAAGCCGGTTTCGCGCGGATCTTCAATCGGAATCTCAATCGCTAAGAATATCGAAGAATTGCCGAATTCTTTAAAAAAATCTTTTCAATGCGATGAAACCGCGCTGGTTGAAAAATATATCAAAGGAAGGGAAGCCACTTGCGCGGTCCTGGAAAATTTCCGGGGAGAAAATTTATACGCTTTTCCGGCTGTGGAAATTGTACCGCCAGAAACCAGCCGATTTTTTGATTATGCCGCGAAATACGGCGGCGCTGCGCAGGAAATTTGTCCGGGCCGTTTTTCCGTAAAACAAAAGCAAGAAATTCAGGAAATGGCGCGAAAAGCGCATCAAATTTTGGGTTGCCGGCATTATTCACGCTCTGATTTTATCGTTGCCCGCGACGGCGTTTATATTCTGGAGACAAACACTCTTCCGGGATTGACCGCGGAGTCTCTTTTTCCGAAAGCAGCTGGCTCAATAGGATTGGAATTTCCAAAATTGTTGGATCATTTAATTCAGTTGGCGCATATAAGAAAGTGA